Proteins encoded by one window of Arachis ipaensis cultivar K30076 chromosome B04, Araip1.1, whole genome shotgun sequence:
- the LOC107637821 gene encoding protein SULFUR DEFICIENCY-INDUCED 1 (The sequence of the model RefSeq protein was modified relative to this genomic sequence to represent the inferred CDS: added 48 bases not found in genome assembly), giving the protein MSSSSSSPKGKRYDIYHVLHKVPFGDGPYVRAKHAQLVDKDPEAAIVLFWKAINSGDKVDSALKDMAVVMKQLDRSEEAIEAICSFRSLCPKQSQESLDNVLIDLYKKCGKLDEQIELLKQKLKLIYQGEAFNGKLTKTARSHGKKFQVSIKQETSRLLGNLGWAYMQKMNYIMAEVVYRKAQLIDPDCNKACNLGLCLIKQARYEEAQLILNDVLEGKLPGSDDGKSKKRAQDLLTELRSLLPAPQLSDILTLDDEFIKGLEQMMNQLGPVRSKRLPIFEEISSFRDQLAC; this is encoded by the exons CATGTGCTTCACAAGGTTCCTTTTGGGGATGGACCTTATGTTAGAGCCAAGCATGCTCAG CTGGTAGATAAGGACCCTGAAGCTGCAATTGTATTATTTTGGAAAGCAATAAATTCAGGGGATAAAGTGGACAGTGCTTTGAAAGATATGGCGGTGGTGATGAAACAGTTAGACAGATCCGAAGAAGCAATTGAAGCCATTTGCTCATTTAGAAGCCTCTGCCCCAAACAATCTCAAGAATCTCTTGATAATGTACTAATAGATCTGTACAAG AAATGTGGAAAACTAGATGAGCAAATAGAATTGCTGAAGCAAAAGCTGAAGTTGATCTACCAAGGCGAGGCCTTCAATGGAAAACTCACAAAGACAGCACGTTCTCATGGCAAGAAGTTCCAAGTTTCAATTAAGCAGGAAACTTCAAGACTACTG GGAAACCTAGGCTGGGCCTACATGCAAAAGATGAATTACATCATGGCAGAGGTAGTTTATCGGAAGGCCCAACTAATCGATCCAGATTGTAACAAGGCTTGTAACTTGGGCCTGTGCCTCATCAAACAAGCCCGTTATGAAGAAGCCCAATTAATACTTAATGATGTTTTAGAAGGCAAATTACCAGGCTCAGATGATGGCAAGTCAAAAAAACGGGCCCAAGATCTCTTAACAGAGTTAAGATCCCTTCTTCCTGCACCGCAGTTATCGGATATTTTGACCCTTGATGATGAGTTCATCAAAGGCCTTGAACAGATGATGAATCAATTGGGGCCGGTTAGATCAAAGAGACTTCCAATTTTTGAGGAGATTTCTTCATTTAGAGATCAGTTAGCATGTTAA